A genomic region of Gadus macrocephalus chromosome 5, ASM3116895v1 contains the following coding sequences:
- the wdr35 gene encoding WD repeat-containing protein 35 isoform X2 — MFIYLSKKIAIPNNIHLKCVSWNKDQGFIACGGDDGLLRVLKLETQTDDAKLKGLAAPSNLSMNQTLEGHSGAVQVVTWNEQYQKLTTSDQNGLIIVWMLYKGSWYEEMINNRNKSVVRSMSWNADGQKICIVYEDGAVIVGSVDGNRIWGKELKGIQLAHVAWSPDSKILLYGMANGEVHVYDNQGNFIVKMTVGFLNNGNGAISIAGIHWYAGAEGYVEPDCPCLAICFDNGRCQIMRYESDENPVYIDTLMTVVSIQWNQSGSVLAVGGSLRAPASDKEVNAVQFYTPFGEHLRTLKVPGKQMTAVAWEGGGLRIGLAVDSYIYFANIRPDYKWGYCSSTVVYAYTKPERQEYCVVFWDTKNNEKFIKYVKSLLSITTSGDFCILATKADENHPQYVLVLCNSIGTPLDSKYIDIDPLYVTMTKTHVIAASKEAFYTWQYRVAKKLTALEINQVTRTRKEGRERLYHIDNAPSSAGGESGGGGLDYTTAFTATRDPICCTTATDKTLLLGRESGTVHRYSLPTMVLVQKYTLNNRAYHLSLNCNSSRLAVIDVAGVLTLLDVEAHGPPTDSPGGRGGGASAAAGDPSKFERKDVWDMKWANDNPDLFSMMEKTRMYVFRNLDPEEPIQTSGYICNFEDLEIKSVLLDEIMKEPEMPNKDYLINFEIRSLRDSRALIEKVGIKDASLFIEDNPHPRLWRLLAEAALQQLDMKTAEQAFVHCKDYQGIELVKRLAKLQSEAMKQAEVAAYFSRFEEAERMYLDMDRRDLAISLRIKLGDWFRVLQLLTTGSGDSDDALLEQAHNAIGDYFADRQKWQNALQYYLRGRNQERLAECYYMLEDYDGLEKLCVSLPENHKLLPDVGQMFVTVGLCNQAVKAYLRCSQPKAAVDVCVHLNQWNKAVELAKSYNMKEIKSLLAKYASHLLEKNKTLEAVELYRKAHHFLDAAKLMFTIAGEEAKKRSRPLRVKKLYVLAALLANDHHEQVKASQLTKAKGSKSEATSALDGLLEEDATPADNRVVDNPWRGAQAYHFFLLAQRQLTDGHTEDAVRTALHLRDYEDTIPAVEIYSLLAVCSAASRAFYTCSQAFMKLESLESLEPEQRQQYEDLAFEIFTKHSPKDSRPLEPHSAPEGTDGKLPTCIVTGRPIQEFQFWMCTVCKHCATEQEISKYNFCPLCHSSLA; from the exons ATGTTCATCTATCTCAGCAAGAAG ATCGCGATCCCTAACAATATCCATCTGAAGTGTGTCTCCTGGAACAAAGACCAAGGCTTCATTGCCTGTGGAGGGGACGATGGCCTCCTCAGGGTCCTCAAACTGGAGACCCAAACAG ATGATGCCAAACTCAAAGGCCTCGCCGCACCCAGTAATCTGTCGATGAATCAGACTCTAGAGGGACACAGTG gcgcagtGCAAGTGGTCACTTGGAACGAACAGTATCAGAAGTTGACGACCAGTGACCAGAATGGGCTCATCATTGTGTGGATGCTGTATAAAG GCTCGTGGTACGAGGAGATGATCAACAACAGGAACAAGTCGGTGGTGAGAAGCATGAGCTGGAACGCCGACGGCCAGAAGATCTGCATCGTGTACGAAGACGGGGCGGTCATCGTGGGATCAGTGGACG GTAACCGGATTTGGGGTAAGGAGCTGAAAGGCATTCAGCTGGCCCACGTGGCCTGGTCACCTGACAGCAAGATCCTGCTGTACGGAATGGCCAACGGAGAGGTGCACGTCTACGACAACCAGGGCAACTTCATA GTAAAGATGACGGTGGGCTTTCTGAACAATGGGAACGGAGCCATCAGCATCGCGGGCATCCACTGGTAcgccggagccgaaggctaCGTGGAGCCCGACTGCCCCTGCCTCGCCATCTGCTTCGACAACGGCCGCTGCCAGATCATGCGCTACGAGAGTGACGAAA ACCCGGTGTACATAGACACGCTGATGACCGTGGTGAGCATCCAGTGGAACCAGAGCGGCAGCGTGCTGGCTGTGGGGGGCTCGCTGCGGGCCCCCGCGTCCGACAAGGAGGTCAACGCGGTCCAGTTCTACACGCCCTTTGGAGAG CACTTGAGGACTCTGAAGGTGCCGGGCAAGCAGATGACGGCGGTGGCCTGGGAGGGCGGGGGGCTGCGTATCGGCCTGGCTGTGGACTCCTACATCTACTTCGCCAACATTAGGCCAGATTATAAG tgggggTACTGCTCCAGCACTGTGGTTTATGCCTACACTAAGCCAGAGAGGCAGGAGTACTGCGTGGTCTTCTGGGACACCAAGAACAACGAGAAGTTCATCAAGTACGTCAAGAGCCTGCTGTCCATCACCACCTCGGGAGACTTCTGCATCCTGGCCACCAAGGCAGACGAGAACCACCCCCAG TACGTGCTGGTCCTGTGCAACTCCATCGGGACACCTTTGGATTCAAAGTACATTGATATCG ATCCGCTCTACGTCACCATGACCAAGACGCATGTGATCGCAGCGTCCAAGGAGGCCTTCTACACGTGGCAGTACCGCGTGGCCAAGAAACTGACCGCTCTGGAGATCAACCAGGTCACCAGAACCAGGAAGGAGGGCAGGGAAAG ACTGTACCATATCGACAACGCCCCGTCCAGTGCTGGgggggagagtggaggaggagggctggatTACACCACAGCCTTCACA GCGACGCGAGATCCCATCTGCTGTACTACTGCGACCGATAAGACGCTCCTGCTG GGCCGTGAGTCGGGCACCGTGCACAGATACAGCCTCCCTACCATGGTCCTGGTCCAGAAATACACTCTGAACAACAGGGCCTACCATCTGTCCCTGAACTGCAACTCCAG TCGCCTGGCGGTCATCGACGTGGCCGGCGTGCTGACCCTGTTGGATGTGGAGGCTCACGGCCCCCCCACCGACAGCCCCGGGGgccgcgggggcggggccagcgccGCGGCCGGAGATCCGTCCAAGTTCGAGCGCAAGGACGTCTGGGACATGAAGTGGGCCAACGACAACCCGGACCTGTTCTCCATGATGGAGAAGACCCGGATGTACGTCTTCAGGAACCTGGACCCGGAG GAGCCCATTCAAACATCTGGATACATCTGCAACTTTGAGGATCTGGAGATCAAATCTGTCCTGCTTGACGAGATCATGAAG GAACCAGAGATGCCCAACAAGGACTACCTCATCAACTTTGAGATCCGCTCCCTGAGGGACAGCCGGGCCCTCATAGAGAAAGTGGGGATCAAAGACGCCTCGCTGTTCATCGAGGACAACCCGCACCCCAGGCTCTG gcGACTTCTGGCGGAGGCAGCCCTCCAGCAGCTGGACATGAAGACGGCGGAGCAGGCGTTCGTCCACTGCAAGGACTACCAAGGCATCGAGCTGGTCAAGAGGCTGGCCAAGCTCCAGAGCGAGGCCATGAAGCAGGCCGAGGTGGCGGCCTACTTCAGCCGCTTCGAGGAGGCCGAGCGGATGTACCTCGACATGGACCGCAG ggacCTGGCCATCAGCCTTCGGATCAAGCTGGGCGACTGGTTCCGCGTGCTGCAGCTGCTCACCACGGGCTCGGGGGACTCTGACGACGCTCTGCTGGAGCAGGCCCACAACGCCATCGGGGACTACTTCGCTGACCGCCAGAAGTG GCAGAACGCGTTGCAGTACTACCTACGGGGACGGAACCAGGAGCGGTTGGCCGAGTGCTACTACATGCTGGAGGACTATGACGGCCTGGAGAAACTCTGCGTCTCCCTGCCCGAGAACCACAAACTGCTACCA gacgtTGGCCAGATGTTTGTCACCGTGGGCTTGTGTAACCAGGCGGTGAAGGCCTACCTGAGGTGCAGCCAGCCCAAGGCGGCGGTGGACGTGTGCGTGCATCTCAACCAG TGGAACAAGGCGGTGGAGCTGGCCAAGTCCTACAACATGAAGGAGATCAAGTCCCTGCTGGCCAAGTACGCGTCTCATCTGCTGGAGAAGAACAAGAccctggaggcggtggagctCTACCGCAAGGCCCACCACTTCCTGGACGCCGCCAAGCTCATGTTCACG ATCGCAGGCGAGGAGGCCAAGAAGAGGAGCAGACCGCTGAGGGTGAAGAAGCTGTACGTGTTGGCAGCGCTGCTGGCCAACGACCACCACGAGCAGGTCAAGGCCTCCCAGCTCACCAAGGCCAAGGGGAGCAAGTCGGAG GCCACGTCGGCGCTGGACGGGCTCTTGGAGGAAGACGCCACGCCCGCGGACAACCGCGTGGTGGACAACCCCTGGCGCGGTGCCCAGGCCTACCACTTCTTCCTGCTGGCCCAGAGGCAGCTGACAGACGGCCACACGGAGGACGCCGTGCGGACCG CCCTCCACCTACGGGACTACGAGGACACGATCCCGGCGGTGGAGATCTACTCCCTGCTGGCCGTGTGCTCGGCGGCCAGCAGGGCCTTCTACACCTGCTCCCAGGCCTTCATGAAGCTGGAGTCCCTGGAGAGCCTGGAGCCCGAGCAGAGGCAGCAGTACGAGGACCTGGCCTTCGAGATCTTCACCAAGCACAGCCCCAAGGACAGCCGCCCTCTGGAGCCCCACAGCGCCCCCGAGGG GACGGACGGAAAGCTGCCGACGTGCATCGTGACGGGACGGCCCATCCAAGAGTTTCAGTTCTGGATGTGCACCGTGTGCAAACACTGCGCCACGGAGCAGGAGATCAGCAAATATAACTTCTGCCCGCTGTGCCACTCCTCTCTGGCCTGA
- the wdr35 gene encoding WD repeat-containing protein 35 isoform X1 → MFIYLSKKIAIPNNIHLKCVSWNKDQGFIACGGDDGLLRVLKLETQTDDAKLKGLAAPSNLSMNQTLEGHSGAVQVVTWNEQYQKLTTSDQNGLIIVWMLYKGSWYEEMINNRNKSVVRSMSWNADGQKICIVYEDGAVIVGSVDGNRIWGKELKGIQLAHVAWSPDSKILLYGMANGEVHVYDNQGNFIVKMTVGFLNNGNGAISIAGIHWYAGAEGYVEPDCPCLAICFDNGRCQIMRYESDENPVYIDTLMTVVSIQWNQSGSVLAVGGSLRAPASDKEVNAVQFYTPFGEHLRTLKVPGKQMTAVAWEGGGLRIGLAVDSYIYFANIRPDYKWGYCSSTVVYAYTKPERQEYCVVFWDTKNNEKFIKYVKSLLSITTSGDFCILATKADENHPQEDTEIEPGSRARYVLVLCNSIGTPLDSKYIDIDPLYVTMTKTHVIAASKEAFYTWQYRVAKKLTALEINQVTRTRKEGRERLYHIDNAPSSAGGESGGGGLDYTTAFTATRDPICCTTATDKTLLLGRESGTVHRYSLPTMVLVQKYTLNNRAYHLSLNCNSSRLAVIDVAGVLTLLDVEAHGPPTDSPGGRGGGASAAAGDPSKFERKDVWDMKWANDNPDLFSMMEKTRMYVFRNLDPEEPIQTSGYICNFEDLEIKSVLLDEIMKEPEMPNKDYLINFEIRSLRDSRALIEKVGIKDASLFIEDNPHPRLWRLLAEAALQQLDMKTAEQAFVHCKDYQGIELVKRLAKLQSEAMKQAEVAAYFSRFEEAERMYLDMDRRDLAISLRIKLGDWFRVLQLLTTGSGDSDDALLEQAHNAIGDYFADRQKWQNALQYYLRGRNQERLAECYYMLEDYDGLEKLCVSLPENHKLLPDVGQMFVTVGLCNQAVKAYLRCSQPKAAVDVCVHLNQWNKAVELAKSYNMKEIKSLLAKYASHLLEKNKTLEAVELYRKAHHFLDAAKLMFTIAGEEAKKRSRPLRVKKLYVLAALLANDHHEQVKASQLTKAKGSKSEATSALDGLLEEDATPADNRVVDNPWRGAQAYHFFLLAQRQLTDGHTEDAVRTALHLRDYEDTIPAVEIYSLLAVCSAASRAFYTCSQAFMKLESLESLEPEQRQQYEDLAFEIFTKHSPKDSRPLEPHSAPEGTDGKLPTCIVTGRPIQEFQFWMCTVCKHCATEQEISKYNFCPLCHSSLA, encoded by the exons ATGTTCATCTATCTCAGCAAGAAG ATCGCGATCCCTAACAATATCCATCTGAAGTGTGTCTCCTGGAACAAAGACCAAGGCTTCATTGCCTGTGGAGGGGACGATGGCCTCCTCAGGGTCCTCAAACTGGAGACCCAAACAG ATGATGCCAAACTCAAAGGCCTCGCCGCACCCAGTAATCTGTCGATGAATCAGACTCTAGAGGGACACAGTG gcgcagtGCAAGTGGTCACTTGGAACGAACAGTATCAGAAGTTGACGACCAGTGACCAGAATGGGCTCATCATTGTGTGGATGCTGTATAAAG GCTCGTGGTACGAGGAGATGATCAACAACAGGAACAAGTCGGTGGTGAGAAGCATGAGCTGGAACGCCGACGGCCAGAAGATCTGCATCGTGTACGAAGACGGGGCGGTCATCGTGGGATCAGTGGACG GTAACCGGATTTGGGGTAAGGAGCTGAAAGGCATTCAGCTGGCCCACGTGGCCTGGTCACCTGACAGCAAGATCCTGCTGTACGGAATGGCCAACGGAGAGGTGCACGTCTACGACAACCAGGGCAACTTCATA GTAAAGATGACGGTGGGCTTTCTGAACAATGGGAACGGAGCCATCAGCATCGCGGGCATCCACTGGTAcgccggagccgaaggctaCGTGGAGCCCGACTGCCCCTGCCTCGCCATCTGCTTCGACAACGGCCGCTGCCAGATCATGCGCTACGAGAGTGACGAAA ACCCGGTGTACATAGACACGCTGATGACCGTGGTGAGCATCCAGTGGAACCAGAGCGGCAGCGTGCTGGCTGTGGGGGGCTCGCTGCGGGCCCCCGCGTCCGACAAGGAGGTCAACGCGGTCCAGTTCTACACGCCCTTTGGAGAG CACTTGAGGACTCTGAAGGTGCCGGGCAAGCAGATGACGGCGGTGGCCTGGGAGGGCGGGGGGCTGCGTATCGGCCTGGCTGTGGACTCCTACATCTACTTCGCCAACATTAGGCCAGATTATAAG tgggggTACTGCTCCAGCACTGTGGTTTATGCCTACACTAAGCCAGAGAGGCAGGAGTACTGCGTGGTCTTCTGGGACACCAAGAACAACGAGAAGTTCATCAAGTACGTCAAGAGCCTGCTGTCCATCACCACCTCGGGAGACTTCTGCATCCTGGCCACCAAGGCAGACGAGAACCACCCCCAG GAGGATACTGAGATAGAGCCGGGCAGTCGGGCCAGG TACGTGCTGGTCCTGTGCAACTCCATCGGGACACCTTTGGATTCAAAGTACATTGATATCG ATCCGCTCTACGTCACCATGACCAAGACGCATGTGATCGCAGCGTCCAAGGAGGCCTTCTACACGTGGCAGTACCGCGTGGCCAAGAAACTGACCGCTCTGGAGATCAACCAGGTCACCAGAACCAGGAAGGAGGGCAGGGAAAG ACTGTACCATATCGACAACGCCCCGTCCAGTGCTGGgggggagagtggaggaggagggctggatTACACCACAGCCTTCACA GCGACGCGAGATCCCATCTGCTGTACTACTGCGACCGATAAGACGCTCCTGCTG GGCCGTGAGTCGGGCACCGTGCACAGATACAGCCTCCCTACCATGGTCCTGGTCCAGAAATACACTCTGAACAACAGGGCCTACCATCTGTCCCTGAACTGCAACTCCAG TCGCCTGGCGGTCATCGACGTGGCCGGCGTGCTGACCCTGTTGGATGTGGAGGCTCACGGCCCCCCCACCGACAGCCCCGGGGgccgcgggggcggggccagcgccGCGGCCGGAGATCCGTCCAAGTTCGAGCGCAAGGACGTCTGGGACATGAAGTGGGCCAACGACAACCCGGACCTGTTCTCCATGATGGAGAAGACCCGGATGTACGTCTTCAGGAACCTGGACCCGGAG GAGCCCATTCAAACATCTGGATACATCTGCAACTTTGAGGATCTGGAGATCAAATCTGTCCTGCTTGACGAGATCATGAAG GAACCAGAGATGCCCAACAAGGACTACCTCATCAACTTTGAGATCCGCTCCCTGAGGGACAGCCGGGCCCTCATAGAGAAAGTGGGGATCAAAGACGCCTCGCTGTTCATCGAGGACAACCCGCACCCCAGGCTCTG gcGACTTCTGGCGGAGGCAGCCCTCCAGCAGCTGGACATGAAGACGGCGGAGCAGGCGTTCGTCCACTGCAAGGACTACCAAGGCATCGAGCTGGTCAAGAGGCTGGCCAAGCTCCAGAGCGAGGCCATGAAGCAGGCCGAGGTGGCGGCCTACTTCAGCCGCTTCGAGGAGGCCGAGCGGATGTACCTCGACATGGACCGCAG ggacCTGGCCATCAGCCTTCGGATCAAGCTGGGCGACTGGTTCCGCGTGCTGCAGCTGCTCACCACGGGCTCGGGGGACTCTGACGACGCTCTGCTGGAGCAGGCCCACAACGCCATCGGGGACTACTTCGCTGACCGCCAGAAGTG GCAGAACGCGTTGCAGTACTACCTACGGGGACGGAACCAGGAGCGGTTGGCCGAGTGCTACTACATGCTGGAGGACTATGACGGCCTGGAGAAACTCTGCGTCTCCCTGCCCGAGAACCACAAACTGCTACCA gacgtTGGCCAGATGTTTGTCACCGTGGGCTTGTGTAACCAGGCGGTGAAGGCCTACCTGAGGTGCAGCCAGCCCAAGGCGGCGGTGGACGTGTGCGTGCATCTCAACCAG TGGAACAAGGCGGTGGAGCTGGCCAAGTCCTACAACATGAAGGAGATCAAGTCCCTGCTGGCCAAGTACGCGTCTCATCTGCTGGAGAAGAACAAGAccctggaggcggtggagctCTACCGCAAGGCCCACCACTTCCTGGACGCCGCCAAGCTCATGTTCACG ATCGCAGGCGAGGAGGCCAAGAAGAGGAGCAGACCGCTGAGGGTGAAGAAGCTGTACGTGTTGGCAGCGCTGCTGGCCAACGACCACCACGAGCAGGTCAAGGCCTCCCAGCTCACCAAGGCCAAGGGGAGCAAGTCGGAG GCCACGTCGGCGCTGGACGGGCTCTTGGAGGAAGACGCCACGCCCGCGGACAACCGCGTGGTGGACAACCCCTGGCGCGGTGCCCAGGCCTACCACTTCTTCCTGCTGGCCCAGAGGCAGCTGACAGACGGCCACACGGAGGACGCCGTGCGGACCG CCCTCCACCTACGGGACTACGAGGACACGATCCCGGCGGTGGAGATCTACTCCCTGCTGGCCGTGTGCTCGGCGGCCAGCAGGGCCTTCTACACCTGCTCCCAGGCCTTCATGAAGCTGGAGTCCCTGGAGAGCCTGGAGCCCGAGCAGAGGCAGCAGTACGAGGACCTGGCCTTCGAGATCTTCACCAAGCACAGCCCCAAGGACAGCCGCCCTCTGGAGCCCCACAGCGCCCCCGAGGG GACGGACGGAAAGCTGCCGACGTGCATCGTGACGGGACGGCCCATCCAAGAGTTTCAGTTCTGGATGTGCACCGTGTGCAAACACTGCGCCACGGAGCAGGAGATCAGCAAATATAACTTCTGCCCGCTGTGCCACTCCTCTCTGGCCTGA